In a genomic window of Pararge aegeria chromosome 7, ilParAegt1.1, whole genome shotgun sequence:
- the LOC120624939 gene encoding protein ALP1-like isoform X1 — MDRKRRLALLLLLRHRRNRRKITRRYWISPFISLRNRDGQFFFLEYRELLLDEKKFYNFFRMSVSSFECLLKSLEPHIRKNYTNMRNPVEPVEMLGITLRYLGSGNSITDLHFKFKRGKSTIAYIIQRVCRAIWTNLLRDNIPELTTESFQTIARGFDVKANFPQCVGAIDGKHIRVCNPANSGSLFFNYKAFFSIVLLAIVDSNYKFVFVDIGAYGKECDSTILQNSKLYELMINNNLPLPQPQPLSGSNIPTPYVFVGDEAFGLSKHIMRPYGGQNLDLQQKVFNYRLSRARRYVECAFGIMANKWRIFHRPIDVSYDFATDIIKACCVLHNFVADRDGFRQRDKFAISVDEFLPIQPVHEEQTAPNVIRQQYATYFMTRGTLPWQLNKV, encoded by the exons ATGGATCGGAAAAGACGTCTAGCATTGCTCCTATTACTACGTCACCGCCGAAATCGACGCAAGATCACAAGACGGTACTGGATCAGTCCTTTCATTTCATTAAGAAATCGTGatggacagtttttttttttagaatatcgGGAGTTGCTATTAGACGAaaagaagttttataatttttttagaatgaGTGTATCCAGCTTCGAATGTTTATTGAAGTCCTTAGAACCACACATACGaaaaaactatactaatatGAGGAATCCAGTGGAACCAGTAGAAATGCTGGGAATCACTTTAag atACCTAGGAAGTGGAAATTCAATAACTGAtttacatttcaaattcaaacgGGGAAAATCTACTATTGCATATATAATACAAAGAGTTTGTCGTGCTATATGGACCAATCTTCTTCGAGACAACATCCCTGAACTGACAACTGAAAGTTTCCAAACAATAGCGAGGGGTTTTGATGTAAAGGCAAATTTTCCTCAATGTGTTGGTGCCATCGACGGCAAACATATCCGCGTGTGTAATCCTGCAAATAGTggctcacttttttttaattataaagcctTTTTTTCGATTGTGTTGCTAGCTATTGTGGATTCAAATTACAAATTCGTATTTGTCGACATCGGTGCATACGGAAAAGAATGCGATTCAACCATATTACAAAATTCTAAACTGTACGAGCTAATGATTAACAACAACTTACCACTACCTCAACCCCAGCCACTCTCTGGTAGCAATATACCAACCCCGTATGTATTTGTGGGTGACGAAGCTTTTGGACTGAGCAAACATATTATGCGTCCATATGGCGGTCAAAATCTCGACTTACAACAAAAGGTTTTCAATTACCGTCTAAGCAGAGCCAGAAGATATGTCGAATGCGCTTTTGGGATTATGGCTAACAAATGGCGCATTTTTCACAGACCGATAGACGTGTCCTATGACTTCGCTACTGACATTATAAAAGCATGTTGTGTATTACACAATTTTGTCGCTGATCGAGACGGTTTTAGACAAAGAGATAAATTTGCTATAAGTGTTGATGAATTTCTCCCAATACAACCCGTACATGAAGAACAGACAGCACCGAATGTCATAAGACAGCAATATGCGACCTATTTTATGACTAGAGGAACTCTGCCTTGGCAGCTAAATAAGGTATAA
- the LOC120624938 gene encoding nucleosome assembly protein 1-like 1 isoform X1 — MTTNERAGDATSDVESGEEEMVGGGELAAHLMKSGITRNEMLAAITNRMHAEAMASLPPNVRRRIRALRTLQKEFADIESKFYLEVHALECKYERMYKPLLEKRAQIVAGTYEPTDTECLNPWRDETEEEELARAVQNAAIAEGDDKKEEKEPAEPPMDPNVKGIPDFWYTIFKNVSMLCEMMQEHDEPIIKCLQDIKVQMSEDPICFTLEFHFLPNDYFTDTVLTKEYSMKCKPDEENPLEFEGPEIYSCKGCEINWKKGKNVTVKTIKKKQKHKSRGSVRTVTKSVQADSFFNFFSPPQMPDDPNSTLASDTQALLTADFEVGHYIRERVVSRAVLLYTGEGLDDDDDDDYEEEEEEECSTEESEDEEPAPRKRGKKQVKASQENPAECKQQ, encoded by the exons ATGACTACAAACGAGCGTGCCGGGGACGCAACGTCCGATGTGGAATCTGGAGAAGAAGAAATGGTAGGCGGTGGCGAATTGGCGGCACATTTAATGAAAAG TGGCATCACCCGCAACGAAATGCTGGCAGCCATCACAAATCGCATGCACGCGGAGGCAATGGCGTCACTTCCACCCAACGTTCGTCGGAGGATTCGCGCCCTGAGGACGCTTCAGAAGGAGTTTGCGGATATCGAGTCAAAGTTCTATTTGGAAGTCCATGCGCTCGAGTGCAAATATGAGAGAATGTACAAGCCACTGCTTGAAAAG CGAGCTCAAATAGTGGCGGGTACTTACGAACCCACCGACACTGAGTGCCTAAACCCCTGGCGGGACGAGACTGAGGAGGAGGAACTGGCGCGAGCAGTGCAAAACGCTGCCATCGCTGAGGGTGATGACAAAAAGGAAGAAAAGGAACCTGCAGA ACCTCCCATGGACCCCAATGTAAAGGGAATCCCGGATTTCTGGTACACCATTTTCAAAAATGTCTCAATGCTGTGCGAAATGATGCAAGAACACGATGAGcctataataaaatgtttgcagGATATTAAAG TGCAAATGTCTGAAGATCCCATTTGCTTCACGCTGGAGTTCCACTTTTTGCCCAACGATTACTTCACAGACACAGTTCTGACCAAGGAGTACTCTATGAAGTGCAAGCCTGATGAGGAAAATCCGCTAGAATTTGAAGGACCCGAAATTTATTCATGCAAG GGTTGCGAAATTAACTGGAAGAAGGGCAAGAATGTAACAGTGAAGACCATCAAGAAGAAGCAGAAACACAAGTCGCGCGGCTCTGTACGCACTGTTACAAAGTCTGTGCAAGCAGACTCTTTCTTCAACTTCTTCTCGCCACCGCAAATGCCTGATGACCCCAACTCCACCCTCGCGTCAGACACGCAG GCTTTACTGACGGCGGACTTCGAGGTGGGCCACTACATCCGCGAACGCGTGGTTTCTCGCGCAGTGCTGCTATACACGGGCGAGGGGctcgacgacgacgacgatgatgacTACGAGGAGGAG GAGGAGGAGGAATGCTCCACTGAAGAGAGCGAGGATGAAGAGCCGGCGCCGCGCAAGCGAGGCAAGAAACAAGTCAAGGCGTCGCAGGAGAACCCCGCCGAATGCAAGCAACAGTAG
- the LOC120624938 gene encoding nucleosome assembly protein 1-like 1 isoform X2, translating to MTTNERAGDATSDVESGEEEMVGGGELAAHLMKSGITRNEMLAAITNRMHAEAMASLPPNVRRRIRALRTLQKEFADIESKFYLEVHALECKYERMYKPLLEKRAQIVAGTYEPTDTECLNPWRDETEEEELARAVQNAAIAEGDDKKEEKEPAEPPMDPNVKGIPDFWYTIFKNVSMLCEMMQEHDEPIIKCLQDIKVQMSEDPICFTLEFHFLPNDYFTDTVLTKEYSMKCKPDEENPLEFEGPEIYSCKGCEINWKKGKNVTVKTIKKKQKHKSRGSVRTVTKSVQADSFFNFFSPPQMPDDPNSTLASDTQALLTADFEVGHYIRERVVSRAVLLYTGEGLDDDDDDDYEEEEDSYSDEDSGTEEVSDAED from the exons ATGACTACAAACGAGCGTGCCGGGGACGCAACGTCCGATGTGGAATCTGGAGAAGAAGAAATGGTAGGCGGTGGCGAATTGGCGGCACATTTAATGAAAAG TGGCATCACCCGCAACGAAATGCTGGCAGCCATCACAAATCGCATGCACGCGGAGGCAATGGCGTCACTTCCACCCAACGTTCGTCGGAGGATTCGCGCCCTGAGGACGCTTCAGAAGGAGTTTGCGGATATCGAGTCAAAGTTCTATTTGGAAGTCCATGCGCTCGAGTGCAAATATGAGAGAATGTACAAGCCACTGCTTGAAAAG CGAGCTCAAATAGTGGCGGGTACTTACGAACCCACCGACACTGAGTGCCTAAACCCCTGGCGGGACGAGACTGAGGAGGAGGAACTGGCGCGAGCAGTGCAAAACGCTGCCATCGCTGAGGGTGATGACAAAAAGGAAGAAAAGGAACCTGCAGA ACCTCCCATGGACCCCAATGTAAAGGGAATCCCGGATTTCTGGTACACCATTTTCAAAAATGTCTCAATGCTGTGCGAAATGATGCAAGAACACGATGAGcctataataaaatgtttgcagGATATTAAAG TGCAAATGTCTGAAGATCCCATTTGCTTCACGCTGGAGTTCCACTTTTTGCCCAACGATTACTTCACAGACACAGTTCTGACCAAGGAGTACTCTATGAAGTGCAAGCCTGATGAGGAAAATCCGCTAGAATTTGAAGGACCCGAAATTTATTCATGCAAG GGTTGCGAAATTAACTGGAAGAAGGGCAAGAATGTAACAGTGAAGACCATCAAGAAGAAGCAGAAACACAAGTCGCGCGGCTCTGTACGCACTGTTACAAAGTCTGTGCAAGCAGACTCTTTCTTCAACTTCTTCTCGCCACCGCAAATGCCTGATGACCCCAACTCCACCCTCGCGTCAGACACGCAG GCTTTACTGACGGCGGACTTCGAGGTGGGCCACTACATCCGCGAACGCGTGGTTTCTCGCGCAGTGCTGCTATACACGGGCGAGGGGctcgacgacgacgacgatgatgacTACGAGGAGGAG GAGGATTCGTACTCCGATGAGGACTCTGGTACCGAGGAGGTTTCTGATGCCGAGGACTGA
- the LOC120624939 gene encoding protein ALP1-like isoform X2: MTQSTFRRRSGDAQLRMSVSSFECLLKSLEPHIRKNYTNMRNPVEPVEMLGITLRYLGSGNSITDLHFKFKRGKSTIAYIIQRVCRAIWTNLLRDNIPELTTESFQTIARGFDVKANFPQCVGAIDGKHIRVCNPANSGSLFFNYKAFFSIVLLAIVDSNYKFVFVDIGAYGKECDSTILQNSKLYELMINNNLPLPQPQPLSGSNIPTPYVFVGDEAFGLSKHIMRPYGGQNLDLQQKVFNYRLSRARRYVECAFGIMANKWRIFHRPIDVSYDFATDIIKACCVLHNFVADRDGFRQRDKFAISVDEFLPIQPVHEEQTAPNVIRQQYATYFMTRGTLPWQLNKV, translated from the exons ATGACGCAGTCAACGTTCCGTCGGCGCAGCGGCGACGCACAGTTGCG aatgaGTGTATCCAGCTTCGAATGTTTATTGAAGTCCTTAGAACCACACATACGaaaaaactatactaatatGAGGAATCCAGTGGAACCAGTAGAAATGCTGGGAATCACTTTAag atACCTAGGAAGTGGAAATTCAATAACTGAtttacatttcaaattcaaacgGGGAAAATCTACTATTGCATATATAATACAAAGAGTTTGTCGTGCTATATGGACCAATCTTCTTCGAGACAACATCCCTGAACTGACAACTGAAAGTTTCCAAACAATAGCGAGGGGTTTTGATGTAAAGGCAAATTTTCCTCAATGTGTTGGTGCCATCGACGGCAAACATATCCGCGTGTGTAATCCTGCAAATAGTggctcacttttttttaattataaagcctTTTTTTCGATTGTGTTGCTAGCTATTGTGGATTCAAATTACAAATTCGTATTTGTCGACATCGGTGCATACGGAAAAGAATGCGATTCAACCATATTACAAAATTCTAAACTGTACGAGCTAATGATTAACAACAACTTACCACTACCTCAACCCCAGCCACTCTCTGGTAGCAATATACCAACCCCGTATGTATTTGTGGGTGACGAAGCTTTTGGACTGAGCAAACATATTATGCGTCCATATGGCGGTCAAAATCTCGACTTACAACAAAAGGTTTTCAATTACCGTCTAAGCAGAGCCAGAAGATATGTCGAATGCGCTTTTGGGATTATGGCTAACAAATGGCGCATTTTTCACAGACCGATAGACGTGTCCTATGACTTCGCTACTGACATTATAAAAGCATGTTGTGTATTACACAATTTTGTCGCTGATCGAGACGGTTTTAGACAAAGAGATAAATTTGCTATAAGTGTTGATGAATTTCTCCCAATACAACCCGTACATGAAGAACAGACAGCACCGAATGTCATAAGACAGCAATATGCGACCTATTTTATGACTAGAGGAACTCTGCCTTGGCAGCTAAATAAGGTATAA
- the LOC120625329 gene encoding RNA polymerase II-associated factor 1 homolog gives MPPTVQTNEPEREKRPQRTGERRSELVTRVKYCNTLPDIPFDLKFITYPFPSTRFIQYNPTSLEKNYRYEVLTEHDLGVHIDLINRDMYQGDGNAQLDPADEKLLEDDVLTPQDSKRSRHHAKSVSWLRRSEYISTEQTRFQPQSMEKVEAKVGYNVKKIFSEETLYMDRDSQIKAIEKTFEDNKIPVEKHYSKPGVTPVEVMSVFPDFEMWKYPCAQVIFDSDPAPSDKNMAGQIEAMSQAMIRGVMDESGEQFVAYCLPTEDTIQKRRRDIAEGIPYMDEDTYEYKMAREYNWNVKSKASKGYEENYFLVVRNHCIYYNELETRVRLSKRRARAGVAAQALTRLVVTHRPLGAAEHRMLRLREKQLEPPQEDEEEEEPEEEEEEEEDKQEQNGEKERSRSRSKSGTKSPQGSEKSKGSHRSRSKSKSKSKSKSRSRSRSGSGSRKSRSRSGSAQSGSVRSGSARSRSGSARSRSGSRSSRASSKSKGSRASSASGRVSRASSKGSNKGSKPSSKASSRASSRRSSRASSRASSKGSGSKASSRASSRRNSGSGSGSERSRSRSRSGSKQGSRSGSASSASSKHSGSD, from the exons ATGCCGCCAACAGTTCAAACTAATGAGCCCGAGCGAGAGAAGCGTCCGCAAAGGACTGGTGAAAGACG ATCAGAACTAGTAACACGTGTGAAATATTGCAACACCTTACCCGATATTCCATTCGACTTGAAGTTTATTACGTATCCATTTCCATCGACGCGTTTCATACAATACAACCCGACCTCTTTGGAGAAAAATTACCGATATGAAGTGTTGACAGAGCACGACTTAGGTGTCCATATAGATTTGATAAACCGAGATATGTATCAAGGGGATGGAAATGCACAGCTGGATCCCGCAGATGAGAAGCTTCTTGAAGACGATGTCCTCACGCCACAAGACTCCAAGCGATCACGACATCATGCGAAAAGCGTGTCTTGGTTGCGCCGCTCAGAGTATATATCCACTGAACAGACTAGGTTTCAGCCACAGTCTATGGAAAAG GTTGAAGCCAAAGTGGGTTACAATGTCAAGAAAATATTCAGCGAGGAAACTCTATACATGGACAGAGACAGCCAAATTAAGGCTATTGAGAAGACCTTTGAAGACAACAAGATTCCAGTTGAGAAGCATTACAGCAAACCTGGTGTGACCCCAGTCGAAGTTATGTCTGTGTTCCCTGACTTTGAAATGTGGAAGTATCCATGCGCTCAGGTCATATTTGATTCAGACCCTGCACCTTCTGATAAGAATATGGCTGGGCAGATTGAAGCAATGTCACAAGCTATGATAAg GGGTGTGATGGACGAGAGCGGTGAACAGTTTGTAGCATACTGCCTCCCCACTGAGGATACAATACAGAAGAGACGACGAGACATTGCTGAGGGCATACCCTACATGGATGAAGATACCTATGAGTATAAGATGGCTAGGGAGTACAATTGGAACGTGAAGAGCAAAGCCTCAAAGGGCTACGAGGAGAATTACTTCTTG GTGGTTCGCAATCACTGCATTTATTACAACGAGTTGGAGACCAGAGTACGTCTGTCCAAGAGAAGGGCACGGGCAGGCGTAGCGGCGCAGGCTTTGACGAGGCTGGTGGTCACGCACAGACCACTAGGCGCGGCCGAACACCGCATGCTACGGCTGAGGGAAAAGCAGCTCGAACCACCACAG GAGGAtgaggaagaagaagaacccgaagaagaagaagaagaagaggaagaTAAACAAGAGCAGAATGGGGAAAAAGAGAG GTCGCGATCCCGTTCGAAATCGGGAACAAAATCTCCACAAGGGTCGGAGAAATCCAAAGGGTCACACAGGTcgaggtcaaagtcaaagtccaagtCTAAGTCAAAATCGAGAAGTCGCTCGCGATCTGGATCGGGTTCCAGGAAGTCGAGATCACGTTCCGGATCCGCACAATCTGGATCCGTGAG ATCCGGTTCGGCACGGTCCCGGTCCGGCTCGGCCCGGTCGCGTTCCGGATCGCGCTCGTCGCGAGCCAGTTCGAAGAGTAAAGGCTCTCGCGCTAGCTCTGCCAGTGGACGAGTTTCTAGAGCCAGTTCTAAAGGAAGCAATAAG GGCTCCAAACCGTCTTCCAAAGCCAGTTCGCGCGCCTCATCGCGTAGGTCTTCCCGGGCGTCCTCGCGAGCCTCCTCTAAGGGCTCCGGGTCCAAAGCTTCTTCCAGGGCCAGCTCCCGGCGGAACTCGGGCTCCGGCAGCGGTTCCGAGCGCTCGCGGAGCCGATCGCGCAGTGGATCCAAACAA GGTTCCCGTAGTGGTTCCGCATCCAGCGCGTCGTCGAAGCACAGCGGTTCAgactaa